The segment TCATGACGGACTCATATATCCTAATTTATACTCATCATTTCACCTTGCAATTACGGTATAAAGGCACCAAAACTTAATGATCAAATGTATCAGATTTTTTGGTGGAGAGATTCGCAAAGCATTAAGGGATCCTAATTTATATCCCTTAATGCTTTTTCCCTTGCTTCTGGCCGACATATTGCTTTTTCCCGTCCAATCTATACACCACCATCGATGGAGATAAAAAAGGAACTGTATAACTTGTGAAAGGGTGAGATGGAAGTCTCCATCCCTGGCCAACCCTTCCCTTTGTCACCAGACTTGCAAGGAAATGGTGAGCTTAAGAATGAAACGCTTACGGCAGCAATTTTGGCATGTGTATATAATATATGTACGGATATACCAATAATCCTCTGTAGGGAGAAAAACTGACCACTTCTACGATGATTATCTGGttcaagaaaaaaaattcaaacaattccataccatTTAACTAGAAAGAACCATCAAAAACCTGCTTCCAGTATATAGTAGTGGTTCATAATCGTTTCAAGTATTTGGAATCTTTTTCACTTGGTACAATAAGCACTTGTAGAGATAAGCAGATACGACACTTTCGACACAGTCGAGGGCCTAGAACTTCTGGATTACCACAGAATTGGCAAGGCCTGCCTGCTCTATGGTTTGGGTTGGATCAGTAAGAAGTTTAGGAGGGAAACCCATTATCTGCAACTGATAGTTTGTTGCACCCCCAGGTCTAGATGCATTGATGAAGGAACGGATGTCATCAACCGTGTGGTGGAGATTGAAGCGGGTTACCATGCGAGTCCCATCAGCCAACCTAAGTTGAACTGAGGTCGATGGTAAACTTTCATTTACAACCAAGCCAGGTGAAGGGTTCGGAGCTGTGTTGAGAGGACTGGAACCGGTAGTTGGTTCAGGAGCTGCCGAAGTACTGCTGCTACCGAGAGTTCTTCCTACACCTTGAAATGCTACTTGGCGTTTCTTCTCTGGTTCCTGCAAGAAGACAAACATAGGAGTTATATCTCGAAAAGGACTTCAAATCAAGAATCAACCAAGTTGAAATTTTATGCTTGTTAAAAGAAGACAGAAGCACTTTTGAATAAGGCCCTTTCAATCAGCATCACTTTCTAAATTCGACTAGTTCAACCTTCCAGGCAAAAATAATGCTAACAAGGAGAGAGAGACTCACAGGGCATTTCTCGTCCCTCTTTATCAGATTGACATGGACAGAAGACCTTCTATCAGCAGGCTCAAGCTCTTTAGGACACTCAGACTTTCTGATGCTCTGATTCGAGATTCAACCAAGTTGTTAATAAACAAGAAATGGCATTctgaaacataaaaattaatccaCCCATAAAAGAATTGAAAACATATAGAATGGGACACCTCTTTGTACAATACACAAAATGGAAAAGACAAGAATGCAGAAGACCGAACTCAGTAACCGTAGTCATGCAACTGAGTATTCACTCCAAAAGATGAACAGAAATCGCCCACATCCAATAACAGCTGTCACTTTATTCATTTTCTATAATTCTATTTCTTAAAAGAGGTATTGAATCCTAATTTTCATTACCTCTAAAAATGCTGCATTTTCAGGATCATCCAACCTCCTCAGAGGGCCATCATCCACGGTGAAACCGTTGGTCCAGAAAACTATGTTGTGAATAATGGAATCAGGCTGCTGAGGTGCAGAAGGAACAGTTTCCCCTGAGAGTAATCTACCGGTTCCAGTAAAACTTGTTGAACTTGATGGACGAGGATGCTCGAGAGGACCTTCTACAGCTCCCAGTTGCCTAGCTTGATTGAAAATTTCATCTACATCATTTTTCTTTGAAGGATCTTGAACAAGCATGCCACTGCAATTAACAGAGTTAAAGTTGATCATCCTTAAGCATGCCATCATAATATATTGAATAGCTAGGTTGGGAATTCTATCTGaaaaaattaacataaataaaGGAATGGCTTCATCAATGATAAAAAGAATGATGATTGTGTTGATAACTTGTTCCAGGACCTCACATAAGATATGCAAGTCAAAACATAGAAACTCGGTACTTAAACAGGAGATACATCTAAAATCCAGCACTATTGCATATAAACATTCCAATACTATAAAATGCAAATAATAATTACACATCACCTAATGTGCAGCAAACAACATAAACTTCTGAAGGAAGACTTATTTGTATCATCTAagaatcaattttattttttttccaatcAAGCAGACAAGTACTCAACgaggttaaaattttattcaaattattattaATACATCAAATTAGGTAGCATGTGTTTATTCAAACAACACAAGAAGTACACTGAATACGCCAAAATTTCAAAATCCAAATAAAGATGACAACTTATTCAACTTGCCCTCCATGCACATCAGCTCAAAACTAGCATCATCAAGAAAAAGAGAGAGGATCTTTTCCAGTTACTAAGATCCCTAATTCTAGACGATTATATCTCCAATCTAAAGGTAATGTAAATCCGTTGGACTTGCCCTCATAATTCGTATTCAACAAATGACGTGAACATGATCTGCTATTGTGAGAAACTGGGGTTTTAGTTTATCACATCATCAAACCAAGATAGGCTTCTCAAGCACTTAATTTAGGTGAAAGCAGTGTTAATACCTTGCAAGTACTAACTCTAGTCTCCAACACCACTCAAATCATAAAGTCCCCCAAAAAAATTTCCCAAAGTAGCAGGTGATAGTATAAACCCCAAGTAAGTTCTAAAGTTCTCGTCCAAATTCATTCTCAAAATCCATAGAAATCAACCAAGCTTGAAACTTTAACAACTCATGAATAAATCAAATTCTTCTTTCAACCATTAAATTTACTCAACAATCAATCAAACAATTGGATGAttcatgctaataataacaaCAAGAAAAGGCGACAaataaattgaagaaaaatggaaagaaaataaaCGAGAAAAGAGATGACCTTTTCTCGCCTCCAGTGTAGTACTCCTGGGGATCATCGGAATCGCTGTCGGAATCGGGTCCAGAGGGCCGGTTCAGATCCGAGAGCGTGCGTATTCCACCGGCGCGGCTGCTCGACGGCTTCGCAGGTTTCTTGTCACGTGAGGCCATCGATTTTGTCAGATTTCGCTTTATCTGATAGAGAAGCAAGTTCCGAGAGAGACGACAGATAAAATAGAGAGGAGGAAATTATGTTTCTATGGCTCGCTTGGCTTAAAGATTGGCTTGGCTTGACCTTTGAATTCACACTTGGGAATTTGATTCCCTACGGCTCAAACCGGATCTTCTCATGTGCTTTCCTTGAGCCGAAAATTATATGCTTGTCGGCGGCTAGATTCTATTTTCTACCCTTGAACCAAAGCCAAAACTAACTCATTTGAACCATAACTAAGTTAATGATCCGGCAATCCATTACCGGTCTGAAATTTAAAAATCTTTGACTAAAACTATTAGAGctgaaaaatgtaaaaaatattaGATTTGATTAAAATATGGGTTAAGTTTAGGCTTAACATTGAAAGTCTAAATTTAATCAGACTTATCTTTCaagtttttaatgttttatattagttgtttttatatattatataatttattacatataaaaattaaatctatagtaatatataatattattataatgtaaacattaaaataaattaagatgaaTAAATGTTaaactataataaataaaaatatataaaattaaataaacataaacatatttttaaagaaaatttaaaaataacatggactgatttaaaaataaatttagattaatcatttataaatataGAGGTGTTTAAGGTATTTTACCAATAAAGgcccatttttaactttttttacaGAAATGGGCCGATTTCTTAATTATTTACCGGAACAGGCCGAAAACAGGAAAATCACATCCACGTCAGCGCGAAGTCAGGGTATTTGCTAGCAAAATGCGTCCCTAAGGAAGCCCTTTGTCCACATCAGCAGAAAACGCTTCCCTGAGGACGCGATTTGTGTTGATGTGGACAAAGCGCTTCCTCAAATACGCGCTTTGCCCGTGTTTTTCAAACGGTCAAAAATTTGACCGTTGGGCTCCCAACggtaaaaaaaaactataaaacccCCCTCCCCTTGATCTTTTACACAAAAAAGTCCCCCTATCCAAATTCTCTCAAATTCTTCCAAAAATTCCCTCATATTCTCTCAAattttctcaaagctctctttaatttttgtaaaaaagctctatttaaattttttttttgaattagttgtattttaaattaaatttttgtaaTGGAAAGGGAATTAATTCGTCTCGATAATAAACACATCTCCGTCGATCAAATGACAATGGTAAGtgataattttaatatttcaatagtatttaatatttttttaaaatttatgcaattttaattaatttttcaatacaatttaatattttttttcatttaagcaattttaattttataattttttataacagtCTGTAGATCGGGTGTTCCAATGCTATATTCGTAATATGTCTGGTCCTCCATCGCTGTTGATAGAGGGTTACCTGCGGGACGTGGGTTTTTGGCACGTGGCCACGATAGGccgggggtgcaagttggacttGAAACTAATCAGTGCAttgatagagaggtggagacccgagacacacactttccatcttccatgcggagagtgtactatcactttGGAAGACGTAGAGTTGCAACTAGAATTGCCGGTGGATGGGTACGCGGTCACTGGGTCTGCTTATTCTGCTGCTTGGGGCGCCGTATGTTACGAGCTTTTGGGTGCTATTCCAGACAATATTAACGGAGGTCGGATCGAGGTGGGTTGGTTATGAGATACATTTTCGGAGCTGGATAATGATTCGACTGAACTAAaaagaatacgatatgctcgGGCATACATTCTTGAGATGATCGGAGGTTATCTAATGCCGGACTTGTCACGATACCGCGTACATCTAAGATGGCTGCTGAAACTCGTTAATTTTAGAGCAGCTGGTGAACTTAGTTGGGGGTCTGTCGTGTTAGCAACATTGTACCGGGAGATGTGCGGGGCGACACGACCGAACAAAGCCAAAATAggaggttgcctatcactactgcAATTATGGGCACGGTGtcgctttccatttttacgtcctcgaATGGACCACCCATATACATTCTCACTTATAACGaggtaaattttaaattagattttacaattattacatagatttaaaatataattgtattgtaacgcccccttacccgagaccgtcatgcgagtcgagcacgaggcattactaaacttatttgagcacttaaacaaattcgaataagctgtccaactgcgtcatagttgcttaaaaattcatatctcgagttccgaaactcgaaatcaaattccgtaaatttttccttaaactagactcatatatctatctactaatttttttctagaatttttggttgggccaattagtacagtttattagttaaagtatcccctatttcagggtttgactgctctgacctctgtgtattatgaatcagatatctccctgtacagagtttcaatgactatttcatttgtttctaataaaactaaactcaataagaaatctgtacatataaagcatgacttctaattatctttgtacaatttatggtgaatttccaaagtcagaacaggggatccagaaatcgctctggctctatttcacaaaaatttaaacttctcataaaatataactcatatacctgttttgttctatccatatgaaaatagactaataattcttcaattccatattttattcatcacctaattgtatctctactatttttaatgatttttcaaactcacatcactgctgctgtctgaatctattttagggtaaattttgcctatttcatggtttccatggattagctagcaatttagcatacataacaccaattatgatcatgattagccattccaatggctaatcattaccaagcatttccataccactcaatatccatatcataagaccatatatacaaaatgattataatgctatacatgccatacttaaaatatataagccgttatgccaagatgatacacagatagtgtgagcgagcctccgaccgttccgatttccgagctggcttgtcaaaactacaaggaatgaaaagaagggggtaagcataaatgcttagtaagtccatatgaaattaataagcaattaccaaCATGCTTTTAAGATAAAACACCACAATTGTACAATTATACATACTCAGCTTAAGCTGTTTTATCGAGATACAtttactaaataatttatttctggagctacgaaactccaaattaagttccattaattttccttgaaactaggtTCATATACCTTTCtgccataaaatttcaagaatttttggtttagccatttagtacagtttattcattaaa is part of the Gossypium arboreum isolate Shixiya-1 chromosome 5, ASM2569848v2, whole genome shotgun sequence genome and harbors:
- the LOC108449977 gene encoding plant UBX domain-containing protein 4-like, giving the protein MASRDKKPAKPSSSRAGGIRTLSDLNRPSGPDSDSDSDDPQEYYTGGEKSGMLVQDPSKKNDVDEIFNQARQLGAVEGPLEHPRPSSSTSFTGTGRLLSGETVPSAPQQPDSIIHNIVFWTNGFTVDDGPLRRLDDPENAAFLESIRKSECPKELEPADRRSSVHVNLIKRDEKCPEPEKKRQVAFQGVGRTLGSSSTSAAPEPTTGSSPLNTAPNPSPGLVVNESLPSTSVQLRLADGTRMVTRFNLHHTVDDIRSFINASRPGGATNYQLQIMGFPPKLLTDPTQTIEQAGLANSVVIQKF